In the genome of Drosophila yakuba strain Tai18E2 chromosome 3R, Prin_Dyak_Tai18E2_2.1, whole genome shotgun sequence, one region contains:
- the LOC6538766 gene encoding 28S ribosomal protein S24, mitochondrial: MNFLKKLVPQVATEVQQLSRSGFHTSSVCCRVQSGRYRITTKRNRPLTYEMANPPHFIGHRKSWNSWNTSTMKDALRPSQTAIEDVFIRKFVTGTWHALVCSEIIIKRQHNTIRIAALIRQAITPRKMYFLIGYTEELLSYWMQCPVTMELQTVGDKKDVVFKYI; the protein is encoded by the exons ATGAACTTCCTGAAAAAG TTGGTGCCCCAGGTGGCGACCGAGGTGCAGCAGCTCAGCCGGTCAGGATTCCACACCAGCTCCGTGTGCTGTCGCGTGCAATCCGGGCGATACCGCATAACCACAAAGCGAAACAGGCCGCTTACCTATGAGATGGCCAATCCCCCGCATTTTATTGGCCACCGTAAATCGTGGAACTCATGGAACACAT CCACGATGAAGGATGCCCTGCGTCCGTCCCAGACCGCCATAGAGGATGTATTCATCCGCAAGTTTGTCACCGGCACCTGGCACGCCCTCGTCTGCTCCGAGATCATCATCAAGCGGCAGCACAACACTATTAGAATTGCGGCCCTTATTCGCCAGGCGATAACCCCCCGAAAAATGTACTTCCTTATTGGCTACACGGAGGAACTGCTATCCTACTGGATGCAGTGTCCCGTGACCATGGAACTGCAGACGGTGGGCGATAAAAAGGACGTGGTCTTCAAATACATTTAG